The Lineus longissimus chromosome 10, tnLinLong1.2, whole genome shotgun sequence genome segment GATTAAAGGGTGAGGTGCCAGGGGGAGGCAGATTCAGTTATACAAAGTTGCTTATATATGTCTTTACTATCTTACACAACTTGGATCTATTCAAGATCTATTCTAGAAAGGCAGTGTAGTACTGTCCTAGAAAGGCAGTTGAAGACACTAGTCCAATATACTACTGTCCAAGAAAGGCAGTTGAAGACATTAGTACAGTGTGGTACTGTCCTAGAAAGGCAGTTGAAGACACTAGTCCAATATACTACTGTCTAAGAAAGGCAGTTGAAGACATTAGTCCAGTGTAGTACTGTCCTAGAAAGGCAGTTGAAGACACCAGTCCAATATACTACTGTCTAAGACAGGCAGTTGAAGACATTAGTCCAGTGTAGAACTGTCCTAGAAAGGCAGTTGAAGACACTAGTCCAATATACTTCTGTCCAAGAAAGGCAGTTGAAGATATTAGTCCAGTGTAGTACTGTCCTAGAAAGGCAGTTGAAGACACCAGTCCAATATACTACTGTCCAAGAAAGACAGTTGAAGACATTAGTCCAGTGTAGTACTGTCCTAGAAAGGCAGTTGAAGACACTAGTCCAATATACTACTGTCCAAGAAAGGCAGTTGAAGACATTAGTCCAGTGTAGTACTGTCCTAGAAAGGCAGTTGAAGACACTAATTCATTAGAATCCTACTTCCAACACAATCCTCGTCCATCAGACTGTCTTGCTTAGCCTCCGACTGAAGCTGTAGAGGAACTTGAAGACGCTGTCCATGCCTTCGGACTTGAGGTACTTCAAGTATACCTCACTGGGATTGACATCGCTGTCTATAGGGTTAATCTGAAAAAAGTTTAATTACATTTCAGTGTCAGTTTCATAGAATGAAAATGACTGCAAGTTGTCTTAACTTTACCTCACAGGCCATGGTGAGCTCTGTATGACTCATGTTGGATAAAAACACATGAAAATTATCTTGACCAGTTCTGTATTTATATCGAGAAATGTTACGCTGTGTTTGTTTATGACTTCCACTTAAACAAATCGGTCACTTGAAGAAAAAGGCACAACCAGATGGCTGAGTTATTAAGACAACAGTTAACATTGAAACTTACGCTTAGGTCATCTGGAACAGCTTTGGAATCTGGAGGCTGCGTCTGAAACAGAAAACATGTTGATATAGAAAAGAAAATCTGACCTTAATCAAGGGGTgtctgattatagaggtcaaattgaatgaaaacaaccaatttcggaccagaactagtgtccttactagagaggttgtccttaatagagaggtgtgtgCTTAGGGAGGTCTCACTGTAGCTGCATGTTGTGCAATAGAATATGGAATTAAATGAATACACACCAAAGTGAGAAAATCCCATGCAAAGCCTATCATTGCCGGACTCCGGTAGATACTATAACAATGACTTGGACGAGGTATGGTCATTTTGCGAATCAGATCGGGGTCCAACTGGAATATCGAATAGTCCTCGGTTACGGTGAAGGCGCGACACAACCACAATGCGTCCATGATGTTACGTATGTATCCGTTGAACGTCAGGATTTCATCAAAGCCTCGCTGCGATTCTGGGAACTCCTCATTTGAGATTTCGGATTCTTTCAAATCCTGGAAGGCCTTCCGGCACCTTGAAATAAAGAAAAGGATGTCCATGAAAAAGATCCGAAAATTTACATTTCTTACAAAGGCATGTGAGAATGGATACATTACCTAGAAtctcatgtacaatgtattagaATACCGACACCCGGACATTACTTGAAAACTTTGCAATGTTCAAAAAGACGTGTTCAAAAGCACATCCtctcaaaatgtcaaagattGGCAGCCACCAGGAAGACGACTAAGCCAAAACATGCCTCCAAGACCAGCTGCATGGAGGCAAATGGTTATGGACAACAACCAAAACATGCCTCCAAGACCAGCTGCATGGAGGCAAATGGTTATGGACAACAACCAAAACATGCCTCCAAGACCAGCTGCATGGAGGCAAATGGTTATGGGCAACAACCAAAACATGCCTCCAAGACCAGCTGCATGGAGGCAAATGGTTATGGACAACAACCAAAACATGCCTCCAAGACCAGCTGCATGGAGGCAAATGGTTATGGACAACAACCAAAACATGCCTCTAAGACCAGCTGCATGGAGGCAAATGGTTATGGACAACAACCAAAACATGCCTCCAAGACCAGCTGCATGGAGGCAAATGGTTATGGACAACAACCAAAACATGCCTCCAAGACCAGCTGCATGGAGGCAAATGGTTATGGACAACAACCAAAAACATGCCTCCAAGACCAGCTGCATGGAGGCAAATGGTTATGGACAACAACCAAAAACATGCCTCCAAGACCAGCTGCATGGAGGCAAATGGTTATGGACAACAACCAAAAACATGCCTCCAAGACCAGCTGCATGGAGGCAAATGGTTATGGACAACAACCAAAACATGCCTCCAAGACCAGCTGCATGGAGGCAAATGGTTATGGACAACAACCAAAAACATGCCTCCAAGACCAGCTGCATGGAGGCAAATGGTTATGGACAACAACCAAAAACATGCCTCCAAGACCAGCTGCATGGAGGCAAATGGTTATGGACAACAACCAAAAACATGCCTCCAAGACCAGCTGCATGGAGGCAAATGGTTATGGACAACAACCAAAACATGCCTCCAAGACCAGCTGCATGGAGGCAATTGTTTATGGACAACAACCAAtttcatcatcgacatcaaactttcaaacttACAGGATCATGTTTTCACACAGCCGGGCCAACGTCAGTCCATTGTTGGACAAGAGAGGGCTGTAGATGCACAAAGTTGGTGGCAGCAACACAAATGGAACACGGTACTTGGGGAAGACTGAGACAATCTGGAAATAATGAGAAAACGATTGGTCATCAATGATTTCTCAAAGTTTGATATCCAAAAGTCGAAAACCAGACAGACAACATTTACAGTAGTTAGTTTTGTTTCTTAGTTTAAACTACTTCAAATTAACAGAAGTGCACTTAAGATGAGGCCAAAGATagaacaaatgtgacccgctctaccaaaactaggcacttgtcgcatctgaacttgacaggttgatacggacttgttcattccctattgtagaccttttgtgaaatgtgaccaaatcagtttgtaatagatttcacaaaaggtctacaacaGGGAAAttaacaacaagtccgtatcaacctgtcgagttcagatgcgacaagtgcctagttttggtagagcgagtcacaaatgaaACCAAGCTGTTAACTATATTTTTAaactaatacatgtattaacttAAAGATAGTGGTTCAAAACTGTATCACGGATAATGCTCACCACATCCAAAAGGTTGAATACACAGTTTGAGAGCAGCACGTGGCACCCTTCAGCCTGAATGGCGAGGCTACAGATGTCCAACATGTAGGCCATCGTGTCTTTGAGAATCTTGTATGGTTTGAGTTCTTCGACTTCTTCCTGGAAAACTGAGTAACTGGAAGAGAGAAGGACACCTTGTTAGGCAATTGCGGACGTGTGGGATACAACATTCTCTCATCTTATATACAATTCATGTACAATTTtggtttatgaccattagattttattttgatgactttaaacctggtcaACGCTGTTTAGAATGAGTGAAGCATACTTACAAATCTGGTATATCGACTGATTTCTCCGGAGACACTGTCTGTTTTAGTGCTGCACGCTGATACCGCGATATTTCCGTCGTCAAGTAGTTCTCAAACAACTCAGTAATACAAACTAAAATTTGgcactgaaatgaagaaatgagaaGAAACAAATTACATCAACTACGATTTTGGTTATCATACGACTTTACACCTTTACTTTGTCAGTCATGAAACCAGTCAGTTGACCTCTAATGAGCTGCACAACCAGCCCCAAGACCTCAGCATTTCTGACTGgcacccatttatacacctgggtggagagagGCGGGTCAGACAAAGACCTGCCTCCAGTCTTATGCTGACATTGGGGACTGAACCACCGATCTCTTGAACATGAGTCAGAGTCACTACACCACAGTAACTTGCAGAAACTAGACCTACCTTTACATAAACAGATGATGAAAAGAAAAGATTCCGTAATGGCTCCAGAATAAGATCATGCAATACTGAAAAGAGAGGAAAAGAAATGTAACAGGGGTTAAAATCTTTGAAGTAGGTTTGCTCGGCAGACCTAAAGTGACTCGTGAGCTGTGAGATAAGTCAACTTTTGCTTTCAAGTCACAGTGTCAGCAAACCCTAATTCTGCAGCACTTTACTACACAGATCGATACAATTCTGTTGACTCATTCTATTAAAACAGACTTACTGGGAAACGAATGCAGCCGCAACCTCTTTAACAGGGCAAGGAGGGACGGCTTCAACCGGGTAGAATTCAACGAGTTCATATATTTGATCAAGAACGACTCGACGACAGGTACGCCCTCTTGAATGAAGTCTGCAAAGCTTGAGAGAGCCCATAGCAATTTCTCGCCTCTGTTCCCGTACGGATGAAGGAGAACCTCTGGAATCAAGAATTTAAAAGTTATATATCATATAACTTTATTGTTTATGGTCTGCACTAACTTTTACCATAGAAGCATTTTTTTGGCCAGCCCATGCAGAGCAGTGGATAGCAATgttgaaaaaactttttttctgaacGGGCAAATAATATCCATGAGTGTCACAGTCTATAGTATTTGGGTACATTTGAAAAGCAGGGCATGAAATAGCACTTTATTGTAAAATGTTAACCTCTTTGTCAATGCGGGCGACGTGCAATGTGTTCCCTTACCATCTTGTAATGTGTTCCCCAACCAGTACTGGAATCTTGTGTTGAATATCTGGTCTGGGTTGCAGGCAACCACGTGCTGGAGATACCTATTCTTCAACACACTTCCACTTTGACTGGGCCACTGAAACAATATCAACAGTTAGGTCCAAATCTTTATGTGGTGAGGTCGTGAATACGTTGACAACTAATGACATGAGAGGGACTGCGTCCATCAGTTTCGTCCCCAAGTAGACCCTCTAATGTCAAGACATTGCTTAACTATCATAGGACTTATAGTTCAGTCCTACAAGAGACTAATTCTCACCTCAATCCTGTCCATCGACTCAACCAACTTAACTATCATAGGACTTATAGTTCAGTCCTACAAGAGACTAATTCTCACCTCAATCCTGTCCATTGACTCAACCAACTTAACTATCATAGGACTTATAGTTCAGTCCTACAAGAGACTAATTCTCACCTCAATCCTGTCCATCGACTCCACCAACTGCTCAAACGAATTGATGTGCTGCATCGGCACAGGGTCAGTGTCACTCGGAGATGTCGACTTCTGTTTGGCCATGTTCATGATGGAAGACTGTGCGAATGGTATGACTTCAATACGTCGTCTCTTTGACTGAAAAGCATAAAGATCACAGTCACATCCTGAAGTACTACACATAATACTGAATAGCTGTAAACTGGGATTATTAGTAATGTGCGAATGGTATGACTTCAATACGACGTCTCTTCGACTTAAAAGCATAAAGATCACAGTCACCTCCTGAAGAACTACATATAATACTGAATAGCTGTAAACTTGGATTATTAGTAATAAGCCAAAGGGCTTACCTGTGATAAAAGATCATCAGCATCGACCTGTGTTCGTTCATGTATACTGGTCTGCGCCTCGTGACGCTCCATGACCTGCTGGATCGCTAACGCCCAGTTCCGATCCACTTGGCGGAAGAACGATTTGCGTCCTTTAGGTACGACGATATTCACAATGGAGGGGCAGTATAACTTGTAGATTGAGAGAAGGCCCATGATGTGAGATTGTGATCCCTGTAAGAAAGACAACTAATTTAAACAAATGAAATGTAAGTGCTTACATAGCGCTTTATACTGTACAACTGTACTGTCTTTAAGCGCTTTTAATACATTCATCAGCTGaatccagaaacctttcagtTGTAACCTTTCAGTTGTAACCTAAAAGCGCAGATCCTGCACTACACTTGGACACTTCAGGCCAGTTGAATGTACCAAGTGGCAATAGCCGATTCTTGAATTCATTCCACATAATTTGAGAACGACTTCAATGCTTTACACCTTTATCAAAATTTCTTTCAATTTGAACATTCTCAGGTTTGCTCCACATACCACATATATTTTCTGTTGAAGGTTTAGAAGATGTCGTATCCGGTGAAGCGAGACGTCTTCTTTCCGAGTCAGCAGGTACAGGAGATGGCAGACGTAGGGACACTGTAATAGAAAATAACAGAAAATTAAATCAAAGATGATATTCATGCGCATGCAGCACTCGAACGGAATGAAATTTATCTGGTTTGAGAATGTCACTATGCCGACTTTCAACTGGGAACTTTTTACCTAGATACCAAAAACTTAAACGTGGTGTCTAATTCACATATCTGACTGtttgagaaatgttgaaaattatcGAGAGTTTTGCTTACAATGGCTTTACTTTGAGTGAAGTAGAACAGCGGTCCGTAGAGAGCTTGTAGCTTGGCAACGTCTTCAATACGATCAAATATTAGCACCATCCAACGTATTATCAACACCTGGGAAAGAAATTAGAGATTAAGATGTTTAGTTTTTGAGAAGAGAGAGTAAATAGACAGGAATATAAACATTCGAATTCTTTTAAATCTCATTTTTACACAAACTTTCTTCGAAGACTTGACTTACCTTGACTGCTTGTGAAGGGTATGTTGTCCCGATCCAGGAAACTGCTGATACAACCAGACCTGACGGTACCGCCATTCGAGGGATCAATGATTTCACCAACTTGGAACAGACAGTGTCAGCTGCAAAGAAATTTGCATAAAAGATGTGCATACTATGGATTCAAACTATCACTATCTTGCAATAAAATTGCAAGTGGGGTTGAGTGGTATAACTTAATCCTTATGTGACCTCCTAAGGTCCGAAGTCAAAGTGGAGTGACAGTCCACCCAACAAACAAACAGACTTTCTCCTCCTTTTCTCGCTCTCAATAGAGCTGGCTGTCTAATTTTTGAAAGTGCCTGGCCAAAGGTGCCCAATCATTCCTAATGTTGGGCTGTTGCGTTGCTCCAATGACACATTCAGGCTTTATCAGTTCCTGGAGTCACAtcaatgtacaaatgtacatgaactgTCACAGACTTACATTTGACAACTAATTATCAAACCATCCTAATCAGAGCAAGAAGTGACGTACCATACTTTCCACAAGCTGCAATGTCCAGTATCTCCCCCATCATCTCATCTGTCACGCCATGATCACTGGACAGGCTGTAGATTGTTTCGAATGCTGTCTGCAGGTCCACTTTGCCTCGAAACGTTCTTCTGCCAGACTTGTCTGAAAAGAGCAACATACAATTGAAGAGTTTTCATTGCAAAATGATTTTGACGACAGATATCGTGTTGCCGAAAGAaagaaatgcaatgaaacagTGCCTTTAATGCCTGGTATGCCTTGAAACAATAATACAATACAGTCAATTTGACCTGATGAGGTTCTGTCATTAAAACCTGTACCTCTTTATTGATAATAAAGAATACAGTCAATTTGACCTGATGAGGTTCTGTCATTAAAACCTGTACCTCTTTATTGATAATAAAGAATACAGTCAATTTGACCTGATGAGGTTCTGTCATAAAAACCTGTACCTCTTTATTGATAATAAAGAAGACacatactacaatcaagatgtacagaccgggggagctggctgtacgtacccataagtctttgcggtagtctcgcgcgtaccggatataacccatcaagcttttctccttcagagaaatactgcgttgcgctcaagtgccttataaggctgtgaacaaaattaacgttcgaccaatgagaaagccacattaccctgcatacgaggttggacgcgtgatcactaaatgacaagtaaaaatagaatcagaccacatgtttctatatgtcagaatgctgccgtttgcgctgtagtacacgtgtgttgtccaaattttcgatttcaagcaagtttaaggccaacctcgtgtccaccagactaatgcataattggcagttgagcgcaacgcagtatttctctgaaggagaaaagcttgataggttatatccggtacgcgcgagactaccgcaaagacttatgggtacgtacagccagctcccccggtctgtacatcttgattgtcgtattggCTTGGGAACAAATACACCTGACACTATTTGCAAAGCTACAGTCTCATACCAATACTTTGTGTCTAAGTTCAATTCAATTACCATTTTTCAGAATGTTTATAGCTTCCCTCAGTTGTTGATCAACAGGGATGTCCCTTCCGTCAATACGAGGAGGTGGAGCTGGCCTTTGCGGTGAAGAAGGTGGAGAGGCATCTTCGTTGTCATCTGATTCCATGGTAAATCAACTGAGCTGAAAGACAATTGGCAACACCAGATGATTAAGTTAGCCCCAATCATGCCAATTGGAGCTCGATTACTGtataaggaagaagaagacaatgaCAATCAATGAAGCCACTGCATGACTGATAACATATTACATTGTCTGTGCAAGGTGTACATGGCGTATGGTGTTTGATGTACATGGAATGCACTCAAAGCACTGTCAAAAATGTCAGATTGGCAAAAAAGTATCTAAATTCGGATAACCATTATGAAGACATTTCAATTTCTTTTACAATAAAAACAACAGATACGTGAAAACTAACATTAACTGGTTCCTTAGATCACTTTAAAACAATAACCATGAATGGATTTGTGGAGAAAACGGTGTTTATTTCGagaaattttgtaaacattttatTGAATTCGCCGCCATGATGAAATCTCGCGAGAATCCATGCGCGAGATTCAGTTTATGATCAGTCTCAAACATTCAACACGGAAATTCTGCAGAAGAAAAGTTCGATAATTGAATGACACCGTAGTCGCCACTTGCGCGAGACTCACAGTATTTTCTAAAAATAGACTTGGAAAGTTTTGGTTTGTTATCGAAATATTTTGACAGTTTTCTCGGTTTTTGAATAGGTAAGATTCACATATGACCTATTGTTGTATTTGCCTGCTTATCAGTTTAAAGGATGCACGCAGAATTTAGCCTTTTTAAACCTTAATATTCAAGAATTTATTGGGTATTTCATGGCACCTGAAAAACTGCCACTGCCAGTCACTGCCACTGCCACTTGCATGTATGATGCACTGACTGGCACTGACTGGCACTGCAAGAGTAAGTGGCCAGTCTGATGAGTAAAGTCTGCCATATATTGTCTCCTGTTCCTCTGGCCTTGGACGGCAAAAGAATTATGTTTACAAAAATATACCGCTgtaggctaaactttagaatccccgatcggaaatgacgtagtttgatcgcattcaactataaatccattgaacagtggtgcttggttagtcaaccgatgacctttttttggggtgtgatcgagGATTGTAATGTAAACTCGTTCCCCGCTGTACGATTACGAGCACGACACTTCCAAACTTTGGTCCTTGTGACCATGGTACCATTTGCAGCTGAGCGCAACGCAGcgttttctttgaaggagatgTGTTAGAGGTTATGTCAGCTATATGCCACTATCGATGCGCAAATCGTACCATCGACATATCTGGGACCGAAGTGTCGTATTTATTACAACGGTACTGTTTTAGTCATGCACAGTGACTCAGGTCTCTGACTTccagtcaagaggtccctgctTTAATCGGTTATCCCCACTGAATTTCTTGCGGTCAGTAGTGCCTAGTGGATGGAATAGTTGTGGAATGACTTTGCTAATCATGCCACTAACCACACGCAGAATTCTTTATATGTTATTATGTATTTCAGGGCATCAAATTAGACGTTCTTCCGCTTAGAATTCTTATGCTGGACCATGAATATTCTGCGGAttgtgaaagaggacgaatCTCCTGTCATTAAAAAGCTTGAGGCAGCAGCAAAACCAAACTTGTCTAAACCATGCGAGAAGAAATTCACTGAGGAGGAACTTAAAGCACGACTTACTCCGACACAATTCAGGGTGACACAAGAAAAAGGCACTGAAAAGTAGGCCTGACTTTGTAATTCATTTGAATATAACTACATATATGGAGAACATGTTAATGGAGAACATCTGTCTTGTGTTATGTTGGCTTTGTTGGTCAAGCAGGGCTTAAAAAATTCTTACTTTTCCAAACAGCTAATATAGCTGGCATTTTTGTCGGATTTGAAGATAAATTCGTGTCCAGGTGGCCTGCCACAACCCCTTGGCACTTGTAATCGACAAATTATctaaagttgtttttttaatttcagggcCTACTCCGGAAAGTACATAAACAAAAAAGAGGAGGGAATCTTCCAATGCATTGTCTGTGGTAACCATATCTTCGATTCAGATCACAAATTCGCATCAGGGTGTGGCTGGCCGTCATTTTCAGATGTCGAAAATCTCGATAAAGTCAAATTAGTCAGGGATACTTCACATGGTAAGTAAGAAAAAGGTTGAACTTACCGAAAAGATTTGGAGTCTGATGGGTAGGTCTATTTAGAGACTTGTTCTCGCTGCTGCTTCCTTTTGCTAGTTATCAGAGTTTTCGGTAAGGATCTGACCAGATAAGATTTAGTCTGGCACAGTGATTCAACTGTTGATCTTAGCTGTGTCCCTGGCTATATTTACACAACTGTCATAAACTTATTACATGCATTTGAATTATGTTGTTGGCCAAATAAACTTACCTCATACCTGATCTTTTACTTTCAGGTCTAAATCGGCTTGAAGTATCTTGTGCAAAATGTGGTGCTCATCTAGGTCATGTGTTCGATGACGGTCCGAAACCTTCAGGAATTCGATACTGCGTCAATTCAGCCTCGTTAGACTTCCGGAAACATACAACGGTGTGATTGTCGTCGTCAGCATGAATGGGGGCGGGCGTTTCAGTTATCTGACAATAGTGGTATTACAAAAGTCATGGAATATACAGCATGAGGTCTATCAAATGGCCCCTTTGGATCGGGGTTGATCAGTCATTTCTGCATCAAAGTCAATTTCAGGCTTAAGCGGAAATTTTCTCGAAATAGAGCAGGGCtcaatattttgtattttgaattcAATTTGTTAGCTACTaatagcttgaatcatgatttCATGTAAAAAGTATGATGAAAGGGGATTTTAGCGTCAACAAATCTGGTCTAATTAGTATGTTCTCTTCTTGTGCCATGTGCAATGCTTAATATCTTCTCACCATAAGACTGTATTATTTACATCATCATGCTCCTTTAACACAAATTACCATATCTAAGCCTTCGACACATACCTCAAAAGTACAGATCTGCGTTCACTTTCCATGAGTGCTTAGCTTCTTTGGAAAAAGACACTTCAAAAATCTCTACAAAAAATTCTGCAATTTTCTTAGTTTATTGATCTGACCTCTGAAGAATTGAGAAAATTTTTATAAAGTTGTGATTTTTATTATAGTTTAAGTTTTTGAATTCAGTAAATATTGTGCGTTAGTACATTTATTGTCTTTATTCTTTGAGTATTTAAAAATTTGAACAGAAGAATAAAACAATCGATCAGAATTGAAAGAAGAAGTATTAAGTATTGAATCATTGACAAACGAATTCATATTGGCGTCATATTTACttctttgatattttaaaaatttgaacAGAAGAATAACACAATTGAACAGAAATAAAAGAAGAAGTTTTGATTGATGAATCATTGCCAAACGAATTCATACGAGAGTTATATTTCTATCCTCTTAGTTGTAGGAGATTTCATTCTGAATGTGTGCATGCAAAATCAGCTTTTAGGGTTAAA includes the following:
- the LOC135494752 gene encoding centromere protein I-like isoform X2, giving the protein MESDDNEDASPPSSPQRPAPPPRIDGRDIPVDQQLREAINILKNDKSGRRTFRGKVDLQTAFETIYSLSSDHGVTDEMMGEILDIAACGKYADTVCSKLVKSLIPRMAVPSGLVVSAVSWIGTTYPSQAVKVLIIRWMVLIFDRIEDVAKLQALYGPLFYFTQSKAICPYVCHLLYLLTRKEDVSLHRIRHLLNLQQKIYVGSQSHIMGLLSIYKLYCPSIVNIVVPKGRKSFFRQVDRNWALAIQQVMERHEAQTSIHERTQVDADDLLSQSKRRRIEVIPFAQSSIMNMAKQKSTSPSDTDPVPMQHINSFEQLVESMDRIEWPSQSGSVLKNRYLQHVVACNPDQIFNTRFQYWLGNTLQDEVLLHPYGNRGEKLLWALSSFADFIQEGVPVVESFLIKYMNSLNSTRLKPSLLALLKRLRLHSFPILHDLILEPLRNLFFSSSVYVKCQILVCITELFENYLTTEISRYQRAALKQTVSPEKSVDIPDFYSVFQEEVEELKPYKILKDTMAYMLDICSLAIQAEGCHVLLSNCVFNLLDIVSVFPKYRVPFVLLPPTLCIYSPLLSNNGLTLARLCENMILCRKAFQDLKESEISNEEFPESQRGFDEILTFNGYIRNIMDALWLCRAFTVTEDYSIFQLDPDLIRKMTIPRPSHCYSIYRSPAMIGFAWDFLTLTQPPDSKAVPDDLSINPIDSDVNPSEVYLKYLKSEGMDSVFKFLYSFSRRLSKTV
- the LOC135494752 gene encoding centromere protein I-like isoform X1, producing MESDDNEDASPPSSPQRPAPPPRIDGRDIPVDQQLREAINILKNDKSGRRTFRGKVDLQTAFETIYSLSSDHGVTDEMMGEILDIAACGKYADTVCSKLVKSLIPRMAVPSGLVVSAVSWIGTTYPSQAVKVLIIRWMVLIFDRIEDVAKLQALYGPLFYFTQSKAICPYVCHLLYLLTRKEDVSLHRIRHLLNLQQKIYVGSQSHIMGLLSIYKLYCPSIVNIVVPKGRKSFFRQVDRNWALAIQQVMERHEAQTSIHERTQVDADDLLSQSKRRRIEVIPFAQSSIMNMAKQKSTSPSDTDPVPMQHINSFEQLVESMDRIEWPSQSGSVLKNRYLQHVVACNPDQIFNTRFQYWLGNTLQDEVLLHPYGNRGEKLLWALSSFADFIQEGVPVVESFLIKYMNSLNSTRLKPSLLALLKRLRLHSFPILHDLILEPLRNLFFSSSVYVKCQILVCITELFENYLTTEISRYQRAALKQTVSPEKSVDIPDFYSVFQEEVEELKPYKILKDTMAYMLDICSLAIQAEGCHVLLSNCVFNLLDVIVSVFPKYRVPFVLLPPTLCIYSPLLSNNGLTLARLCENMILCRKAFQDLKESEISNEEFPESQRGFDEILTFNGYIRNIMDALWLCRAFTVTEDYSIFQLDPDLIRKMTIPRPSHCYSIYRSPAMIGFAWDFLTLTQPPDSKAVPDDLSINPIDSDVNPSEVYLKYLKSEGMDSVFKFLYSFSRRLSKTV
- the LOC135494982 gene encoding peptide methionine sulfoxide reductase MsrB-like gives rise to the protein MNILRIVKEDESPVIKKLEAAAKPNLSKPCEKKFTEEELKARLTPTQFRVTQEKGTEKAYSGKYINKKEEGIFQCIVCGNHIFDSDHKFASGCGWPSFSDVENLDKVKLVRDTSHGLNRLEVSCAKCGAHLGHVFDDGPKPSGIRYCVNSASLDFRKHTTV